One window of Planctomycetota bacterium genomic DNA carries:
- a CDS encoding PstC family ABC transporter permease, which yields MSTARSASRSLLLSKRASRLQRLGSLAGKGLLLAITSSSVLAVLFIFYFIARDAIPFFRSRGVMELFTALEWYPSGRPPAFGALSIFVGSALVTAGAILVAVPLGIATAVCLSDVLPFRTRQYVKPVIEMLAAIPSVAYGFFALVVFAPLLQDNGGTLLSAAGWAVGAPVAALTVVVASELATVRCRAAWRPAARWGVAAALGVAAFLGLRWATGALAGLAIPSGTNALNVSIILGIMALPTVVSVSEDALQAVGRELREGSYALGATRAETIIRVVIPAASSGLGAAVILGVMRAIGDTMVVWMASGNASQIPKPWYDLTQPVRTLTATIAGDMGEADHVTGSERYSVLLALAIGLLVVCFTLNLFSEWAVRRTKRRMGH from the coding sequence CCATCACGTCCAGCTCCGTCCTCGCCGTCCTCTTCATCTTCTACTTCATCGCCAGGGACGCCATCCCGTTCTTCCGGTCGCGCGGCGTGATGGAGCTGTTCACGGCCCTCGAATGGTACCCGTCGGGCCGTCCACCGGCATTCGGCGCCTTGTCCATCTTCGTCGGGAGCGCGCTGGTCACGGCCGGGGCCATCCTCGTGGCCGTGCCCCTGGGCATCGCCACGGCGGTGTGCCTGAGCGACGTGTTGCCTTTTCGCACCCGGCAGTACGTGAAGCCGGTGATCGAGATGCTGGCCGCCATCCCCTCGGTGGCCTATGGCTTCTTTGCTCTCGTGGTCTTCGCCCCACTCCTTCAGGACAACGGGGGCACGCTGCTCTCCGCCGCCGGCTGGGCCGTGGGAGCGCCCGTCGCCGCCCTGACGGTGGTCGTGGCCAGCGAGTTGGCCACGGTCCGCTGCCGTGCGGCGTGGCGGCCGGCGGCCCGCTGGGGCGTCGCCGCCGCCCTGGGCGTCGCCGCGTTCCTCGGCCTTCGATGGGCGACCGGTGCCTTGGCCGGGCTGGCGATCCCCAGCGGCACGAACGCCCTGAATGTCTCCATCATCCTCGGTATCATGGCCCTGCCCACGGTCGTGAGCGTGTCCGAGGACGCGCTACAGGCCGTGGGCCGCGAACTGCGCGAGGGCAGCTACGCCCTGGGCGCCACGCGGGCCGAGACCATCATCCGCGTGGTCATCCCCGCTGCCAGCAGCGGCCTGGGCGCCGCGGTGATCCTGGGCGTCATGCGGGCCATCGGCGACACGATGGTTGTGTGGATGGCCTCCGGCAATGCCAGCCAGATTCCCAAGCCCTGGTACGACCTCACCCAGCCCGTCCGCACCCTCACCGCCACCATTGCCGGCGACATGGGCGAGGCCGACCACGTGACGGGGTCGGAGCGCTACAGCGTGCTCCTCGCGCTGGCCATCGGCCTGCTCGTCGTCTGCTTCACCCTCAACCTGTTCAGCGAATGGGCCGTGCGCCGGACGAAGCGGAGGATGGGGCACTAG
- the pstB gene encoding phosphate ABC transporter ATP-binding protein PstB, with the protein MFQDRLGAASAGIEDTVQAEEFSIFYGSKEAVRKVSFGIPAGQVTAIIGPSGCGKSTFLRAINRMNDLIPACRTGGRLLLEGEEIYGPQIDVVALRRRVGMVFQKPNPFPKSVFDNVAYGPRIHGGLSKTQLTDIVERSLTRAALWAEVKDRLGDNALGLSGGQQQRLCIARALAVDPEILLMDEPTSALDPQATLRIEELIGELRGRYTILIVTHNMQQAARVSDFTAFLYEGKLIEFGVTRQIFTNPRERQTEDYITGRFG; encoded by the coding sequence ATGTTCCAGGACCGGCTCGGCGCGGCCAGCGCGGGCATCGAAGACACCGTTCAGGCCGAGGAGTTCTCGATCTTCTACGGCTCGAAAGAGGCCGTGAGGAAGGTCAGCTTCGGCATCCCGGCCGGCCAGGTTACCGCGATCATCGGCCCCAGCGGCTGCGGCAAGAGCACCTTCCTGCGCGCCATCAACCGCATGAACGACCTGATCCCTGCCTGCCGCACCGGCGGCAGGCTCCTCCTCGAGGGCGAAGAGATCTACGGCCCCCAGATTGACGTGGTGGCCCTTCGACGCCGGGTGGGCATGGTCTTCCAGAAGCCCAACCCCTTCCCCAAGAGCGTGTTCGACAATGTGGCCTACGGCCCCCGCATCCACGGCGGGCTGAGCAAGACGCAGCTCACAGACATTGTCGAGCGCAGCCTCACCCGCGCCGCGCTCTGGGCCGAGGTCAAGGACCGCCTGGGCGACAACGCCCTCGGCCTCTCCGGCGGCCAGCAGCAGCGCCTGTGCATCGCCCGCGCCCTGGCCGTGGACCCCGAAATCCTGCTGATGGACGAACCCACCAGCGCCCTCGACCCCCAGGCCACGCTGCGCATCGAGGAACTCATCGGTGAACTGCGCGGCCGCTACACCATCCTCATCGTCACCCACAACATGCAGCAGGCGGCCCGCGTATCCGACTTCACCGCCTTTCTCTACGAGGGCAAGCTCATCGAGTTCGGCGTGACCCGGCAGATCTTCACGAACCCGCGAGAGAGGCAGACGGAGGACTACATCACGGGGCGCTTTGGCTAG
- the pstA gene encoding phosphate ABC transporter permease PstA — translation MTLGTRKLLDKAFSGLGLFSIALIAASLLVILLPILVRGAGAFWFRGTVEFRKLMLDKFERGSRRAVEAEVAEARAARRPVYDMLAAFDHEMEKGGLLFRRKYEAPLDDLKGRLRALLGPFPGEARPALIREQYGQTRWDRALLKARDVLMVESYDYSDPTKLAKKTLSPRVEEFKGTALEPLFAYVEQHLEAMLRPRRTFYWRFLTDTSHDAHFFGGVWPEMLGTLYLTLGSMLFAVPMGVISAIFLVEYSREGRFVSTLRMFISTLAGVPSIVFGLFGLAFFIHTMRVSHSKSVLAGSLTLALLVLPTIIRASEEAIRAVPHTYKEAALSLGASQWGTIVTVILPAALPGILTGIVISMGRAAGETAPIIFTAAVSVGQPLSVLETFTQPTPALSWNVYNISTEHQAVDEIRHVQYGMVLTLVALVLVLNLTAIILRARISKKLKG, via the coding sequence ATGACGCTTGGCACCCGCAAACTGCTCGACAAGGCGTTCTCGGGCCTGGGGCTGTTCTCCATCGCCCTCATCGCCGCGTCGCTCCTCGTCATCCTCCTCCCCATCCTCGTCCGCGGCGCCGGCGCCTTCTGGTTCCGAGGCACGGTCGAGTTCCGCAAGCTGATGCTCGACAAGTTCGAGCGCGGCAGCCGCAGGGCCGTCGAGGCCGAGGTCGCCGAGGCGCGGGCCGCCCGCCGGCCCGTCTACGACATGCTCGCCGCCTTCGACCACGAGATGGAGAAGGGCGGCCTCCTGTTCCGAAGGAAGTACGAGGCCCCTTTGGACGACTTGAAGGGCCGCCTCCGCGCGCTCCTCGGCCCCTTCCCGGGCGAAGCACGGCCCGCCCTTATCCGCGAGCAGTACGGCCAGACGCGCTGGGACCGCGCCCTGCTGAAGGCCCGCGACGTGCTGATGGTCGAGAGCTACGACTACTCGGACCCCACGAAGCTGGCGAAGAAGACGCTCTCGCCGCGCGTGGAGGAGTTCAAAGGCACCGCCCTGGAGCCGCTCTTTGCCTACGTGGAGCAGCACCTGGAGGCCATGCTGCGTCCCCGCCGCACCTTCTACTGGCGCTTCCTCACCGACACGTCGCACGACGCCCACTTCTTCGGCGGTGTATGGCCCGAGATGCTCGGCACCCTCTACCTCACGCTCGGCTCCATGCTCTTCGCGGTCCCGATGGGCGTCATCTCGGCCATCTTCCTCGTCGAGTACTCGCGCGAGGGACGGTTCGTGAGCACCCTGCGGATGTTCATCAGTACCCTGGCCGGCGTGCCTAGCATCGTCTTCGGGCTCTTCGGCCTTGCCTTCTTCATCCACACGATGCGCGTCTCGCACTCGAAGAGCGTGCTCGCCGGCTCGCTCACCCTGGCGCTCCTCGTGCTGCCCACGATCATCCGGGCCTCAGAGGAGGCCATCCGCGCCGTGCCGCACACCTACAAGGAGGCCGCGCTCAGCCTCGGCGCCAGCCAGTGGGGCACCATCGTCACCGTCATCCTCCCCGCCGCTCTGCCGGGAATCCTCACAGGCATCGTCATCTCCATGGGCCGGGCGGCGGGCGAAACCGCCCCCATCATCTTCACCGCTGCCGTCAGCGTCGGCCAACCGCTCAGCGTCCTCGAAACCTTCACCCAGCCCACGCCTGCGCTCTCCTGGAACGTCTACAACATCTCCACCGAGCACCAGGCTGTGGACGAAATCCGCCACGTGCAGTACGGAATGGTCCTCACCCTCGTCGCCCTCGTCCTTGTCCTGAACCTGACGGCCATCATCCTGCGGGCCCGCATATCGAAGAAACTGAAGGGATGA